In the genome of Bremerella sp. P1, the window GAACTCCTCGTTCATCAGGCGGCGGCGATGATGCTTGGTCTTCCACCAGGGATCGGGAAAGTAGACGTGTACCGCTTCTAGCGAATCGCTAGGGATCGTCTCTCGAAAGATCTTCTGGCCATCACCATGAAACATGACCGCGTTGCTTCGTCCTTCTTTAGCCAGCTTGTAACCGGCAAACCGAGCATACTTGAACGCGATCTCGATCCCCAGAAAGTTATGCTCAGGGAATTGGCCCGAAGCGGTCTTCATGAACAACCCTTTGCCGGTACCAACCTCGACTTCAAGCGGTTGCTGCATGGGAAAGTAGGACTGCAGGTCCGGTCGCGTTTCGAGTACATCCGACTCGAAGAAGTGCTGCGAATAGTCGACTTCAGGTTTCAGCTTAGGAAGTGCTTTACGGCCCATGATTGATTCGTAATCGATAAAACTAGAAACGGAATTCGTCGTGACGGCTGGGGTCAAATTGGAACGATCGTTCCTTCTTCAAAACCGCCGAGTAAGTAGTGTCCGGGATGATCATTGCCAGCAGCGGCATGATGGCCATTCCGAAGATAAAACCCCCGATGTGCGCCCACCAGGCAACCCCTCCATCCAGCCCCACATGCAAAGCTCCCAGGCCTTGCACCAATTGAAACGTGATCCAAATTCCCAGCACCGCAAGCGCCGGCAGATCGATCATGAAGAAGATGACAAACAGAAACAACATGCAGCGCACCTGAGCCTTGGGATACGTCACCGCATAAGCACCCAGGATGACGGCGACGGCACCACTAGCACCAACGGTCGGAATCAACGCTCCGGTCGACGTGGCGGTCGCCCAATGGGCAAGTGCCGCAAAGATGCCCCCCAGCAAATAGAACAGCAGGTAAGGAACATGCCCCAGGCGATCCTCCACGTTATTGCCGAAGATCCACAGGAACCACATGTTGCCCACCAGGTGAGCGATCCCCGCATGCAGGAACATCGACGAGAAGATCGTTCCCAAGGCCGCCGTCATCGTTGCAGGCAAGGTAATGACCGTGTCGCTTTCGCCATTTTCGAGTACCTCACGAGCCTCAGGCGAACCCTGCACGAGACCTTCCAGATCGATCCGAACGGCTTCGCCAGAACCTAGTGCTTCGGTAAAGCGTTGAGGAACAAAACCGTATTCAAGAAACAAACGATTATGCTCTAGCGGATCTAAACCAAGCATCCCCAGCAAAAGCAAGGTATTGATCGCAATCAGTCCCACCGTCACTATTGGCCAACGGCGCGTTGGGTTTTCGTCGATCAGCGGGAAAAGCATGGGGAGTTACCAGCAGAGAACAGGCACGTGAGTCGCGGCCGTACCCCAGCGTCTTAGATCTCGTCGGGAAGTGGAATGCCGCGGATCACTCCTTCGGCAACCATCGTGTTTCCGACGAAACTCTGGAATGCACACACGAGCATTCGATTGGGGCGATAGCGAGTCTGCTTGAGCACGCACAGCAGGCGGTCACCAGGGCGAACGATACCGCGGAACTTGACTTCATCCAAGCCGCCAAAGCCCATTCGCTTGCCTGGCATCAAGTCGTGTACCACGACATACCAGGTACTAACCTGAGCCGCCATTTCGCACATCAAAACGCCCGGCATCAGAGGCATGCCAGGCATGTGTCCGCGCACCCAAAAGGCATCCTGCGCGATATCCATGTATCCAGCACAGATGCCTGCTTCAACATCGTCGTATACGATGCCGGTGAGCTGTTCCATCTCGTATCGCTGAGGATTGGTCTTTCGAACCGCCTCGAGATCGGCGATTACGTTATCAAAATCGATCGACGCAGGGTCGAGAATCAGGTCTTCTCGCGCCACCGTGAATCCTTCAGCTACCGATGAGGAACAAAATAGGGTTACTTCAACAACGCCAACCGGATCTTCCGGGCCAGCGTCCAAACAACACGACCGATCTTAGGTCTTGATGTTCTTACGCTTGGCCTTACGAGCTTTCGCACTCGCAGGACGGGCACCGTGATTGGCTTTCTTCAACTTACGATGTGGCTTGGCCATGGTTCTTACCTTGTGGTGAAAATACGTGATATGGAGGGCAAACTAAAGAGTCTGCGCCAGATTCTGGTTCAGAATCTATTTAGTATAGCGATTTGAGGGCGGACCGAAAGCCCTAATGGGGGTCCGCCAAGAGTTCCCAAAAACGGCCTGTCATCGTCGCAAGACACTGTAAGCACAGCACTTACCGTTTTGGCGACGATTCATCGAATGCCTCGCGGGAATCAGCATCCTCGCCAGACGGTTCTTTGTGCGGGTGCGAATTCGGCTCGTCAGGAATACTTGCCAGCTTGCGTCCGCGAGGCCGATCCCGCGCCGGCGAGGCGGTCGAATCGACCTCAGGCAATTCTCGGCGAAAGCCAGAAAGAATGGTCAACAGACACGGCAGGACGACCAACGAGGTAAAGAGACAGCACGCCACACCAATGGTCAGGACGCGACCGAGACTGGCCAGACCACGGTGGTCGGCCAGCATCAACGCTCCGAAGCCAATCATGGTGGTCAGCGAGGTAATAATCACGCCGGTCGCCGTCGAAGCCCCCAGCGAGTACCCACGGCTTTGACGTCGGTAGTCGTGCACCACGTGAACGCCGTCGTCGATGCCAATACCCAGGATCAACGGTAGCACGATCATATTGGCCGGGTTCAGGGGAATATCGGCAAATCCTTGAATGCCAAACAGCATCAGCCCCCCAAGTCCCACCGGGGTGAGAGCCAGGAGCGTGTTGGTCATGCTGCGGAAGTCGATCAGCAGGATGATCATCACGGCGATCAACGAGTAAATCGCCGCATGGATATAGCTTCGTTGCATTTGCCGGGAAGCGTAGAAGGTTTGCAGCGGCTGCCCGGTCACTTTGGAATCGACCGAAGTCACTTGCTTGACGAAACCTTCCAACGCATCCATATCCCAGATGCTGGCGTTGGGATAGATACGCAGCAGCAGTTGGTTGTTCTTACCCACAAATCGTGAGACGAGCGCTTCAGGCAGGTCATCGATGGTGGGTGGTTCGGGGTTCGAGATCACCGCCAGCGAGTGTAGCCATTGCAGTAGTTCGCCTGCGTTTCGCTGCTGAAACTGCGAGATGATCGCGTTGTATCTCGGTTCTGGCATCCCCCGCAGAAGTTCGCGGATTTGTGCCAAACGCCGGTAGGTGTGTTGTGCCGCAGGATCGTCAGGCGAAAGAAGCCGTTGCGAGTCCGCGAGTACCTGGCCCAGATGCCCTGCCTGGGGCACGGAGATGGTCGGCACGTTCTCCGGCAGCTTCTTTAAGCGTCGATCAAGATCCTCGATCATGACCAGCTTCTCCGGCGAGCTATCAGGCATCAGCGAGGCGATTTCTTCGACACGATTCACCGTCGACAACGCTTCAAACTTCTCTTTTCGCTTGAGCAGCGTCTCGCGGTCTTCGGCAATCGAGAGAGCGAACCAGACACTGCGGTCGGTATCGCTGATGAGCTTTTCTTCCCACTGAACGCTTTCCAGCCCTTTCGGCTGCAGGTTCAGCAGATTGTGATCGTAGCGCAGCTTCGGCACGCCGATCGCCAACAGTGCGACAACAACCAGTGAAGCCAGGAGGGTGATCTTGGGAGTCTTGAGTAGCGGCAACACCCACCAATCAAGATGCAGTGGCTTCGGCAATTGGTAGCGATTGCGATGCCGATCGGCCAGGTGAATGGAGGCCGGCAAGACGGTCATCGAAGCGATCAAACAAACCAACAAGCCACCACCGGCGATAATGCCCAGTTCGGCCACGCCTGTGAAATCGGTGAGCGATGCCGTGAAGAATGCGACCGCCGTCGTCAAACCACCAGTGACAATCCCCGGCCCAATATCGCGGGACGTCTGCACCAAGGCATCACCTGTCTTCTTTTCTTCGGCTTCCTTGAGATACCGCGCGACGTAGTGCACGCCAAAGTCGATGCCCAGCCCGATCAAGATGACGCCGAACGACACGCTCAAGATGTTCAGGTGACCCACAAAGGCCGTCGCAAAGCCGACCGACATGGCGATACCGATCAACAGTGCCACGACCGCCAGCAATGGATGCCGCAGGCCACCAAACGACGCCATGAACAGAAACGCGACGCCAACCAGGCTGATGACACTGGCCTTGGTCATGTCGACCTGGCTGCGTTCCATTTCGTCGTTTTCCATCACCGGAAGTCCGGTAAGGCCGAACTTCAATCCGGGATACTTCACTTGGAATCGGTCCAGAATTGTTCGCAGCTGTGCGATTGCTTCTTTCCCTTGGGCCAGCTCCGATTTGTCCTTCACCAAACGTAACAAGATCAGACCAAGCTGACCTTCGTTGGCCAGGAAGTAGTCGGAGTCGATCTGGCTCAATGCATTCAACGAATCGTTGGGCGGAACGAGAACCGAACCTTGCGATTCCCCCTGCCCCATCGCAGCCAGAAGATTGCTCGCCAGCCGATCCAGTTGCTGATGACTCTGCTCGGCCATCATCTGAGCCTGCGGAGAATTCGGTTGTCGCTGAGCGAAGAGCAGTTGTTGATTCAAGTTGTAAGCCAACTGGCCCACGCCCATCGAATCCCATTGCCCCTGCATCACGGGACGCAGACGCTGAAGTTGTTGATCGATCTTCGTCAGGTCTGACTCGGGCAGAAAGTGCAGCCCTTTCTCGCGTACCTTGCTGAGACCGCGCTCATGGAGCACCGCGTAGAAGGACTGTTCCTGGGCCATCAGTTGGGTGTAGAGATCTTCCAGCGCGGGAACGATTTCTTCCCGGCCAGGCCCTTCAATGATCACGACGACATCGTCATCGGCACCGAACTGATCGAGGTACTCAAGCCACAGCTGATTGAAACCACTTTGCTGGTTGATCAGATCCAGGCGACTTGTTTTGAACCCCAGGTGATTGGTCGCGTAGAAGACACAGAGCCCCGCGACCATGAAGGCCACCAACAGCACGACAATCGGAAAGCGCACCACCAAGCGTGTGCCCCAGGCCAGGGGTCTCGCGAGAAGCGATTTCTCTTCCGACGTTTCAGTATGCTTAGGCATGTGCCTTGATCGTTGGCTGATACACTCGGCGCACAGTCAACTGAATGTTGCCAAACGGATGGAATCCAAGTTCGCAGAATCTTACGCAAACGCTTACGCGGCGCTAAGAGCGAACTGGCAGTCCAGCAATGCTAGCACACGCCTCGGACTTTCGAAGGGTGGAAATTGTTTCCTCCCCCTCTCAAAGCCTTGCCAGATGCAAACCAAGGCAAGGCAAACAGACTAGATCCACATGAAGATTGTGGTGGTTAGCTAAGCCCAAACCACTTGCCGATCGATGGGCCATTGAATGCGGCAATGGCGGACTTTTCGTCCTTTTGAATATCGATCACTTTGCCAATCTTCATAATCTGGAATACTTCCAGAATATTGCCGGTCACATTGCAAACTTTGAATTTGATCTTCGCGTTCTTGCAATTCTTATTCAGCAGAATGAGCTTTCCGATCATTGCCGACGACATGTATTCGATCGCACGGAAGTTCAGGAGCAGTTTCTTGGCCGTGGCGGCTTCCAAAATCAATTGCTCGAATTCCTTCCCAACGCGATCGATCGCGGTTTCGTCCAAAATCGAAGACTGGATGAACTCAGCAACAACGACTTCTTGTACGTCGCGAACTTTTAAGTAATGGTATTTGATCGCCATGGAGTCGGCTTTCTAGAAATCGCCAGATGAACGAATGAAAAAGTTGGAACCCCTAGAAGGTTAGATAAGGACCACTAGGGAGGTCAATGGAGCCAGCCCTCTCCAGTTCCCCCGATTATCCTTACCTGACCGTCGAAAGCAAAGCCTAATCTTTGTTCTCACGAGTTTTCTGGCCCGATCGGAGGGTTCCTGGCTGCTCGAATCCATAGTATCAGCCCTGCTATCGTTGCTAAAGACGCACATCCCGCCAGCCCCAGGTACGCCGACTGCAAATGCGTGTTCTCACCCACCAGGCCTGCGGCGATCGCGCCGATCCCATTACCGACAGCAAACGAGACCCCATAACAGAGACTTCGCCGCGATCGGGGAGTGTATTTCGCGATCAAACTATTGAACACCGGTTGGTGCATGAAGAAGATCATCCCCCACGCTGCGACGCAGTACCACTTCCACTGTGGCGGGGCAAAGCTCATGCCGATTAGAAATGGAATCGTCCCGGCACAAATCAGCATTAATTGAAATTCCAGCCGCTTCGGACGAGCCATTTGGCCGGCCATGTACTGGCCAATGCATCCCAAGATGAGCGAACTGGCTGCCAGGATGTTCCCGCCAATCTCCCCCTGCGTTTGAAATCCGAGGACCTTCGCATCAGATAAAAAACGTGGCAAGAAGCTCATCACGCCGTGGTACGACAATCCGATCAAGCTCGACATGACCAGCAGCACGCCAAAGCTGGCCCAGTTGCCACGATCATCGGCGGCAGCCTGATCGACTTTCGAGAATACCCGTTCAGGCGACTGCAGCGTGAGATAGACGAACACCATGCCGATCGAAATCGACATAACACCCAGTACCGCATAAAAAGCGTGCCACGAGTGGGTCATCGAAAGCACGACGGCTGCGATCAAGGGAACTCCGCCAATTCCCAGTGAACCAAACACGCCATGCCAACCGAGCGTTTTGGGAAGCGTATCCGGAGTTGTTTCATGCGAAAGCAGCGCCAGACCGGCCGGATGATAAATGCTGGCCATCACCCCCATCAGAAACATCGAGGCGAACAGTAGCGGAAGCCCCGGCAGCACGATCGAGGTGAAGCAGGTCACGCCTCCGCCTATCAAGTAGAGGGCGAGCATTCGCTTCGCTCCGTAGCGGTCGACCAACCAGCCGGCCACCAGCGCCCCGACACCCCAGGGAAATCGCCATACGGTCTGCAGCCAGCCTGTGGTTGCCGAGCCGACATCGTATTGGGCGGCGATCGACTGCTCGACGCAGGGCAGCGATCCTTCCAGCACATGCACCATGGCGTGGGCCGCGCAGACCGCCAGAATCAAGATGACTAAGGGCTTTCCAACTGACTTCACCCGCGGCTAACCTCCGCCAGCTTGGCCAGCGTCTTTTCCGCCGCACCGCTATCGATCGCGATCTCCGCGAGTCGCGCACATTCGCTCAGTGAGTCATTCTTGCCGATGGTCCACAGGGCGGCAGCCGCGTTGATCACGACAATATCGCGAGCTCCCCCCTTCTCGCCAGCAAGAACACGGCGAATCATGGCCGCGCTTTCTTCCGGCCCGTCGACCAGCATGTCCTCTTTGCCTTGTCGCTGGATGCCGAATTCTTCCGGCTGCCAGACGATCGGCACCAATCCAGCTGGCGTCGCAATCGTGACATCCGTAACGTCGCTGATAGTGACTTCGTCCATCCCATCGCGTCCGGTCACAAATACCGCTTTGGTCGTCCCCAGTTTCTGCAGAGCACTGGCCAGCAGTTCTCGATATTCAGGCCGACCGACACCCAATAGCTGATAGGGTGCGTTGGCCGGATTACAAAGGGGACCGAGCAGATTGAAGATCGTCGGCACGCCCAACTTCTTTCGCACCGGAGCCACATGCTTCATCGAGCCATGCATCAGCGGCGCGAAGCAGAAGCAAATACCGACCTCATTCAAGCACTTTTCGATGGTCGGCACGTCGGCCTCGATGTTCACTCCCAGGCGGGAAAGAACGTCGGCGCTACCGGACTTGCTGGTCACGCTGCGATTACCATGCTTGGCAACCGTTACCCCGGCTGCCGCAATAACGATGGCCGTGGCCGTACTAATATTGAACGTCCCGCTACGATCCCCCCCAGTGCCACAGGTATCGATGAAGTCCTCGTTGGGGGACTCGATGGTGATCATGTGACTACGCATGGCGGTCGCGGCGCCGGCGATTTCATCGACGCTGGGCCCCTTATCGTTCAGGGCCAACAGCAGCGAGCCGATTTCATCGTCGCTCCAGGCTCCTTCCATCATTTGACCGATGGCGGCGGCCATTTCTTCGAGCGAAAGGTCTGTCCCGGACTGTACCTTGGCGATTACTTCTGAGTGCGACAACCGATCAACTCCCCGGGTTTAGGCCTGGTGCGTACGAGAAATCCGTCATTTTAGTCCCCACAGAGCCCCTGTCCTAGCCACGATGTCTCTGCCAGCGGGGGGCGAAAACTGTTATAACATGACGTTGTCGACACAGGTGGCACGCTAAACGGCTTCCCCAATTCGGCATGTGTTGAACCGGAATTAGACGCTTCATGCCCTAATCACTGGGGAGGACACGCCACAGTCAGCATCCTCACGAACACGCACCAGGAAGGCAGGAGGTTCCGTCCACTATGTCCAGGAAGGTCATTATCGACTGTGATCCCGGCATCGATGACGCCATCGCGCTCATGATTGCCCTCTTTGATCCGCGTCTGGACGTCATTGCGATTACCTCCACCGCCGGAAACGTTAACGCCGATCAAGCCTACACCAACTTGCAGGCTCTGATCGAGTGCCTCGACCCACCGCGACGTCCCCGCATTGCGATGGGGCCTGGTCCGCGGCTGGCCCCCCCGGTCGATTCAACGTTTTTGCATGGAAGTGACGGCCTGGCAGAAATCCACCTGAACGTCGCCAAGCTGCATCAAACACATTCGGCCGATAAGCTGATCAGCGACGAAGTTCGAGCTTTTCCGGATGAAGTCACCATCCTTTGCCTCGGCCCGATGACCAATGTAGCGAACTGCCTACAGCGTGACCCAACGTTTGCGTCGCAGGTCGGACAGGTCATCATCATGGGAGGTTCGCTCAACGGCATCGGCAACGTGACTCCCTGTGCGGAATTCAATTGCCATTTCGATGCTGAAAGTGCACGTCGCGTGTTGCACTCGAAGACGACCAAGACGGTCGTTCCGCTCGATATCGCCAGCCAGGTTACCTTTGGGATCGACCTGCTGGATCACATTCCCAAGAAAGAATCGCGCGTCACGAATCTACTGAACCAGATCTTGCCGTTCTCGTTCCGTTCGCATCGGCGTCACCTGGCTCAAGAAGGCATTTGCTTGAACGACGCCGTGGCACTGGTTGCCCTATTACAGCCGGAACTCTTTGAATCGGTTCCGATGGCAGGCGATGTCGAAACCCAAGGAGACCTGACGTTGGGTGCGACTATCTTCGATCAGCGAACGGTACGTACCTGGACGCCGAACATGGAAGTGATGACCAGCGTCGATACCGTCGGAGCGAAAGACTGCATCATTCGTGGGATTATCCAGGCCGTCAAAGAAACGGCCGAATAGTCACCTCGCCAGCGTTAGTTCTCAAACCGATTGCGAGCCGCCAGGCGAACGGTCTTTTCGACGAACTTGCCGTCGCGGTAGATCTCGAATCGGATGTCTTCGTCCAGCGGGCACAGGCTGACGATGTTGATCAATTGCAGATCGTCTTCCACTTCCTGACCGTAGAACTTGGTAATGACGTCGCCGACCTGGATCATCGCGGCTTCCGCTGGCGAGCCTGGCGTAACACCGCTAACCTTGGCGCCACGTGCCCGGAACAAGCCAATCTCTTTAGCGCCAGCCGCGTCGAAATCGGCGTCCATGCGAACACCAAAGAAAGCACGGGCAACCTGACCTTTTTCGATCAACTGCTCTGCCACACCCAAGGCCGCGTGAATCGGAATCGCGAAACCAATTCCATCATTCCCGCCTGAGTTACTGGCGATGGCCGTGTTCAGCCCCACCACTTCCCCGCGAAGATTAATCAGCGGCCCACCGCTGTTGCCAGGATTGATGGCGGCGTCGGTCTGAAAGAAGTTTTGTAGCTTCAAGCCTTGACGTCCCAGTTGCAGGTTGCGTCGTCCCACGGCGCTGATGATTCCGTAGGTGACCGTCTGGCTGAGACCAAACGGACTGCCGACGGCGAATACTTTCTCACCGACCTCTACTTGGGAACTGTCACCTACCTCGGCAGGGATCAAACGATCGGCATCGACTTCCACAACGGCCACGTCGGTATCTCGATCGGTGAGTACGCGTTTGGCACGAATCTGGCGACCATCTTCCAGGTAGATACGAATCCGCTCCAGCGGTGCCTGATTGATCACGTGGCGGTTGGTCAGAACGAAGAAGCTCTTTTCATGCTTGAAGATGATTCCGGCACCTGCCTCGTCGACTTCACTCGACTTCGAGAACCCATTTCCGGCCATGGTCGTTTCGATGTGCACAATCGAAGGACGCACATATTTGACGACCCGCTTCAGATGGTTGAGCTGACGCTCCAGAAAGTCGGCTTCGGCTAGTATCTCTTCCCGCATCGTTGCGCGATCGGCAGACACGAAATCGATGTCCTGGCCAAGGGTGAGGCCAGTTACCAGAAGAACAAGCGAAAGAGCAAGGAAAGATCGCATAGCATCGCTACCAAACCGGGGGGAGTCGTAGAGGCACAACCCATCATGAATCACACCACACAAGTTAGATCGTGCTAGCACCGGGATCAGGAAAAGAAAAACGGGATGAGTTTTGGACTCATCCCGTAGAAAGTTTTCGGATTGTAGCGGCCGTGCGTTACTTGACGGCTTGGGTGTCGTCGGTTTGAGCCCAACTGACTCCGTCGGGGCCGAGTTCTTCCAGTTCGCGTTGGCACTTGATGCACAAAGTGGCGTAAGGAAGAGCCTGCAGGCGAGCGATCGGAATGGTGGCGCTACAGCCTTCACATTCGCCGTACTTACCGGCTTTGATTTGTTCCAGTGCGGTGTCGATGCTCGCCAATTCGCGGCTTTCGACTTCGGCCAGCTGCGAACTCAGTTCGTCCTGGACCGAATCGAGTGCGAAGTCGACGACATCACCCGAAGTCTGCTCGAGTTCTTTCAGGAGACTCAAGTCCCCGGCGAGCGCCTTACGCAGGGCATCGCGACGGCGAAGGAGGATCTCCTTCATCTTGCCGATAAATTCGTCTCTTGAGCGTGCCATGGTGTCACCTTAGGAGCAGGAAAGTCGTATTTTTAGCGATTCGTTTCGCCCCTGCCTAGTATTTGAATGGACCACTTTTCCGCGATTCTATTCGCGGTCTTCGATCCCCCTAATCGGCGGGCAAATCTTGCACTGACTTGTAGTCACGCAACTATAGTACGCCTGTGGGATAGTAACCGGGAAATTTTTCGCTTGTTTCGCGTTATCCAGCAATTTACTGCGATTTGCTGTAATTGCCTTCCACTAAATACTTTACGCGACAAACAGGCATTTAGTTCGCAACCGAGGAGCCCCAAATAACTCAATCCGATTTCACGTTTGAGACACTTTCCTCTTGCGAAAACCGGGCCGAAAACCTCTGAGAGCGATCGATCGACGCAATCCGATCATCGTCATTTTGCTTTCGGAAACCTATCAAAATTCCCCGAGTGAGCCCTTTTTGATCGCTCCAATCTATAGGGGTACTGTTTTGACCTTACCGCCTGCGTGACCTATATGACTTAGCGAAATAGGCACATACCAACTGGCAGCCACTGCACGGTAGCCGTCAGCCGTGACCCAAAGTCCGCAGCGGATCCCAACCTTTTTCAAGCAGTATCATGGTCCAAAACAACGTCGCCCCCCGATCGAAACGCGATTCTCGACTTCTCGGAAAGTCGACCTCGGCGCTGGTATTGAAGATTGAAGGCACTGAGCGTGATGGTCAGATCATTCGTGTCCATGCGCCCAAATGCCTGGTCGGATCATCCGCAGATTGCCAACTGCGTCTGATCGCCGCCGATGTTCAGCCAAAGCACTGCGTGATCTATCGCGGCGCAAGTGGGATGATCGTGAAGTCGTGGACCCGCGACACACGCGTTAATGGCGACACCATCAGCGAGGCTTGGCTGCGCGTCGGTGATCGTTTGAGCCTGGGCAGCTTGAGCTTCGAAGTGCTCGCTGACCAACAAGCCGAATCGGCCAACGTCGCCCAACCGCTACCGAAAAAGTCTCCGTCGCCCCGAAAGCTGCGCAAGCAATCCCATCGCCGGATTCGTAATCTGTTGAATGTGGTCCGTAAGCAAAAGGACTCGTTCAGCGATCTACAAATCAAGCTCGACGAGACACAGCAACTGGTCGATTCCCTGCTGGCCCGCGAGTCCGACCCAGCCGTCGATGTCGAATCGTCGGAAGTGCGTATCGAACGTCGCAAGCGACACAACCAGCGTGCCCGGCTGCTGCTTAACCATGTTCGCGATCTGATCAGTAGCAATAACACGATTCAGGCCGAACTCCGCGAACAGTTGGAAATTAAGCAGAACCAAGTCAACGAAATTCGACGCGAGTTGACCAACAACGCGGATGCCACCGAAGAAGAACGGGCACGGCAGCGTCGTCTCGAGGCCGACCTGCAAGAATCCGAAGCGCTGATTGCTCACCTCAAAGAACAGTCCAGCGAACTTCAATCGCGCGAAGAGCGTCTGCGTGAGCGTTGGATCTCGACACGCAAGCTCGGTAAGAGCCGCGTGAAATCGATTCTTTCGCATCTACGTGGGGTTCGTAATCAGCTTTCACAGTTGGACGACCAGCCGAGCGAGGAAGAAGAACAAGGCGCTTCGCGACTCACTAAGTTGCGGCTGGCCTACGATGACGCATCGCGTGAACTCAACGAGAACCGTGACTCGCTCAAAGAGGCCGAAAGCGAGTTGGCCTGGACCCAACAGGAACTCGAGCAGCGCGAGCAGCACTCCGAGGAGTTGGGTCGCAAGATCGCCGCGTTGGAACAGGAACTAGTCGATGCCCAGAATGCTCAGCCAAGTGGCATGACCGACGAGGAAGTTGCCCAGCACCAGTCGCAGCTGAAGCAACTGCAGGATCAGCTCGACGACGCAACTTTACATGGCGATGACCTGAAACTGCAACTGGACGAACTTCGTCAGCAAAACTATGAGCTGCAGCAAGCGATCA includes:
- a CDS encoding nucleoside hydrolase yields the protein MSRKVIIDCDPGIDDAIALMIALFDPRLDVIAITSTAGNVNADQAYTNLQALIECLDPPRRPRIAMGPGPRLAPPVDSTFLHGSDGLAEIHLNVAKLHQTHSADKLISDEVRAFPDEVTILCLGPMTNVANCLQRDPTFASQVGQVIIMGGSLNGIGNVTPCAEFNCHFDAESARRVLHSKTTKTVVPLDIASQVTFGIDLLDHIPKKESRVTNLLNQILPFSFRSHRRHLAQEGICLNDAVALVALLQPELFESVPMAGDVETQGDLTLGATIFDQRTVRTWTPNMEVMTSVDTVGAKDCIIRGIIQAVKETAE
- a CDS encoding S1C family serine protease, whose product is MSADRATMREEILAEADFLERQLNHLKRVVKYVRPSIVHIETTMAGNGFSKSSEVDEAGAGIIFKHEKSFFVLTNRHVINQAPLERIRIYLEDGRQIRAKRVLTDRDTDVAVVEVDADRLIPAEVGDSSQVEVGEKVFAVGSPFGLSQTVTYGIISAVGRRNLQLGRQGLKLQNFFQTDAAINPGNSGGPLINLRGEVVGLNTAIASNSGGNDGIGFAIPIHAALGVAEQLIEKGQVARAFFGVRMDADFDAAGAKEIGLFRARGAKVSGVTPGSPAEAAMIQVGDVITKFYGQEVEDDLQLINIVSLCPLDEDIRFEIYRDGKFVEKTVRLAARNRFEN
- a CDS encoding TraR/DksA family transcriptional regulator, with the protein product MARSRDEFIGKMKEILLRRRDALRKALAGDLSLLKELEQTSGDVVDFALDSVQDELSSQLAEVESRELASIDTALEQIKAGKYGECEGCSATIPIARLQALPYATLCIKCQRELEELGPDGVSWAQTDDTQAVK
- a CDS encoding FHA domain-containing protein translates to MVQNNVAPRSKRDSRLLGKSTSALVLKIEGTERDGQIIRVHAPKCLVGSSADCQLRLIAADVQPKHCVIYRGASGMIVKSWTRDTRVNGDTISEAWLRVGDRLSLGSLSFEVLADQQAESANVAQPLPKKSPSPRKLRKQSHRRIRNLLNVVRKQKDSFSDLQIKLDETQQLVDSLLARESDPAVDVESSEVRIERRKRHNQRARLLLNHVRDLISSNNTIQAELREQLEIKQNQVNEIRRELTNNADATEEERARQRRLEADLQESEALIAHLKEQSSELQSREERLRERWISTRKLGKSRVKSILSHLRGVRNQLSQLDDQPSEEEEQGASRLTKLRLAYDDASRELNENRDSLKEAESELAWTQQELEQREQHSEELGRKIAALEQELVDAQNAQPSGMTDEEVAQHQSQLKQLQDQLDDATLHGDDLKLQLDELRQQNYELQQAINDQQRNEEHWKNQLDDARQQCLDIRRQLEDERRLTDLQRSPDEEEPIEEDESALDHLRSMGILRETPPPTMPEEASYDELEDQLPEESHKEEEPRAVNPATGLTSFPDFEFPEEDTPTEPEAASQSHEPVAEPTAEQPVSTSDHDDDTAIDDYMQSLLARMRAKSGEPEPAPQKKPVQEKVVVEPEPAQEPEPVRPITREEFVPSRYAPEQTSDIRKLRELANETAKAAIDSATINRWERLCRSKLFVSMLALAAGLFMHYYSPSYLSISFAGACLAYVVTVFWWLQSAVIYQHVKNHRRERMEKRFNDEIINPHGLSHATDHVEED